The Pseudomonas parafulva genome window below encodes:
- a CDS encoding alpha/beta fold hydrolase produces MSARVEEIRLNLGHIELAAHVFGPVDGLPVIALHGWLDNANSFARLAPRLLGLRIVALDLAGHGYSQHRPVGASYHLADYVHDVLRVAEQMGWARFGLLGHSLGAVISVQLAGALPERISHLALIDGVIPPTAGEQEAAERLGMALQAQLRSDGKRKSVYPTIEQGVQARMKGMVAVSCEAAELLAERGLMPVPGGYSWRSDSRLTLPSPVRLSEAQAMAFTQRIQCPSCLVVAEQGLLARHTTLLEQLPFEQVVLPGGHHLHLNDEHGATLVADCFNRFFGFA; encoded by the coding sequence ATGAGCGCACGTGTCGAGGAAATCCGCCTCAACCTGGGCCATATCGAGTTGGCCGCGCATGTTTTCGGTCCTGTCGATGGCCTGCCCGTCATCGCCCTGCACGGCTGGCTCGACAACGCCAACAGCTTCGCCCGTCTCGCACCACGCCTGCTGGGGCTGCGCATCGTCGCGCTCGACCTGGCTGGCCACGGCTATTCCCAGCACCGGCCGGTGGGCGCGAGTTATCACCTGGCCGACTATGTACACGATGTCCTGCGCGTCGCCGAGCAGATGGGCTGGGCGCGGTTTGGCTTGCTTGGCCATTCGCTGGGGGCGGTCATCAGCGTCCAGCTCGCGGGTGCACTGCCGGAGCGCATCAGTCATCTGGCACTGATCGACGGCGTGATCCCGCCGACCGCTGGCGAGCAGGAGGCCGCTGAGCGCCTAGGAATGGCGCTGCAGGCCCAACTGCGTTCGGATGGCAAGCGCAAGTCTGTGTATCCAACCATCGAGCAAGGCGTTCAGGCGCGCATGAAAGGCATGGTGGCGGTCAGTTGCGAAGCGGCCGAGCTGCTGGCCGAGCGGGGGCTGATGCCGGTGCCTGGCGGCTACAGCTGGCGCAGCGACAGCCGTCTGACGCTGCCCTCGCCGGTGCGCCTGAGCGAGGCCCAGGCCATGGCGTTCACCCAGCGCATCCAGTGTCCGAGTTGCCTGGTGGTCGCCGAGCAAGGCTTGCTGGCTCGGCACACAACGCTGCTGGAGCAGCTACCCTTCGAGCAGGTGGTGTTGCCCGGCGGACACCATCTGCACCTGAACGATGAACACGGCGCAACCCTTGTTGCAGACTGTTTCAATCGCTTCTTTGGCTTTGCTTGA
- the sixA gene encoding phosphohistidine phosphatase SixA, translating to MKLWILRHGEAEPRANTDAERRLTAHGREQVLRSAARLLGQPLQAIIASPYVRAQQTAALVHDTLGFTEPVRTVPWLTPESDAAQVIGEIERLGLEQVLLVSHQPLVGSLVSLLEQGHTQSPAPMSTASLAQLEGDWPLAGLMTLQALDHPD from the coding sequence GTGAAGCTGTGGATCCTGCGCCACGGCGAAGCCGAGCCGCGGGCCAACACCGATGCCGAACGCAGGCTCACCGCCCATGGTCGCGAGCAGGTGTTGCGCAGTGCTGCGCGCCTGTTGGGACAGCCCCTGCAAGCGATCATTGCCAGCCCCTACGTACGGGCCCAGCAGACCGCCGCGCTGGTGCACGACACCCTCGGTTTCACCGAGCCAGTGCGCACCGTGCCTTGGCTGACACCTGAAAGCGATGCGGCGCAGGTCATCGGCGAAATCGAGCGGTTGGGGTTGGAACAGGTGTTGCTGGTCAGTCACCAACCCTTGGTGGGTAGCTTGGTGAGCCTGCTGGAACAGGGTCATACGCAGTCCCCTGCGCCGATGAGTACGGCTTCCCTGGCGCAGTTGGAGGGTGACTGGCCGCTCGCAGGCCTGATGACCTTGCAGGCACTCGACCACCCGGATTGA
- the kdpC gene encoding potassium-transporting ATPase subunit KdpC — protein sequence MNTYLRPALSLVLLMTLVTGVLYPLAVTGIAQVAFPEQANGSLVRDAHGQVRGSALIAQAFEGDGWFHSRPSAGAFATVSSSASNLAPSNPALAERVTTEADALYQPALGPVPQALLTTSGSGLDPQLPPEAIAYQVPRVAAARNMPVERLQALVDEATLRPLVGPPVVNVLALNQALEGSVPAK from the coding sequence ATGAATACCTATCTGCGTCCAGCCCTGAGCCTGGTCCTGCTGATGACCTTGGTCACCGGCGTGCTGTATCCGCTGGCGGTGACCGGCATCGCCCAGGTCGCCTTTCCCGAGCAGGCCAACGGTAGCTTGGTGCGCGACGCCCACGGCCAGGTCCGGGGCTCGGCGCTGATCGCCCAGGCCTTCGAGGGCGATGGCTGGTTCCATTCGCGGCCTTCGGCGGGCGCCTTCGCCACCGTGTCGAGCAGCGCCAGCAACCTGGCGCCGAGTAACCCGGCGTTGGCCGAGCGGGTCACAACCGAGGCCGATGCCCTGTACCAACCGGCACTGGGGCCGGTGCCCCAGGCCTTGCTGACCACCTCTGGCAGCGGCCTGGATCCGCAACTGCCGCCCGAGGCGATCGCGTATCAAGTGCCGCGGGTGGCGGCGGCGCGCAACATGCCCGTCGAGCGCTTGCAAGCCTTGGTGGATGAGGCCACTCTGCGGCCATTGGTCGGTCCACCCGTGGTCAATGTGCTGGCCTTGAACCAGGCGCTGGAAGGCTCGGTGCCCGCCAAGTAA
- a CDS encoding AI-2E family transporter, protein MANTDRLLVQILLLALLGAALWVMAPFISALLWGAILAFASWPLMRLLTRWLGGRETLAASILTSIWILLVALPLVWLGFNLADHVRDATLFVRDIQVDGLPDAPDWVAGIPFVGERLVAWWQSLDQQGAALLASAKPYFGQVGNWLLARSAQIGGGVLELTLSLVFVFFFYRDGPRLAAFVLRLLQRLVGERADYYILLVAGTVQRVVNGVIGTAAAQALLALIGFLIAGIPGAIVLGLVTFMLSLIPMGPPLAWIPATAWLVWKGEYGMAVFLGIWGTFVISGVDNVLKPYLISRGGDLPLVIVLLGVFGGLIAFGFIGLFIGPTLLAVGYSLLLDWSRNAVPPTPQP, encoded by the coding sequence ATGGCCAACACTGACCGTCTGTTGGTACAGATCCTCCTGCTGGCGCTCTTGGGCGCCGCATTGTGGGTGATGGCGCCGTTCATCTCGGCGCTGCTGTGGGGCGCGATCCTGGCCTTCGCCAGTTGGCCGCTGATGCGCCTGCTCACCCGCTGGCTGGGTGGCCGTGAAACCCTGGCGGCGAGCATCCTTACGAGCATATGGATTCTGCTGGTGGCCTTGCCGCTGGTGTGGCTGGGTTTCAACCTGGCCGACCATGTGCGCGATGCCACGTTGTTCGTGCGTGACATCCAGGTCGACGGCCTGCCGGATGCGCCCGACTGGGTGGCTGGCATTCCCTTCGTCGGTGAGCGTCTGGTCGCCTGGTGGCAGTCCCTGGACCAGCAGGGCGCGGCGTTGCTGGCGTCGGCCAAGCCGTACTTCGGTCAGGTCGGCAACTGGTTGCTGGCGCGCAGTGCGCAGATCGGCGGCGGCGTGCTGGAGCTCACCCTGAGCCTGGTGTTCGTGTTCTTCTTCTACCGCGACGGCCCGCGCCTGGCGGCGTTCGTGCTGCGTCTGCTGCAGCGGTTGGTAGGCGAACGCGCCGACTACTACATTCTGCTGGTGGCCGGCACCGTGCAGCGGGTGGTCAACGGCGTGATCGGCACCGCGGCCGCGCAGGCGCTGCTGGCGCTCATCGGCTTCCTCATTGCCGGAATACCCGGGGCGATCGTGCTGGGCCTGGTGACGTTCATGCTCAGCCTGATTCCCATGGGGCCGCCGCTGGCCTGGATTCCCGCCACCGCCTGGCTGGTGTGGAAGGGTGAGTACGGGATGGCGGTGTTCCTTGGTATCTGGGGCACCTTCGTCATCAGTGGCGTGGACAACGTGCTCAAGCCCTACCTCATCAGCCGTGGCGGCGACTTGCCGCTGGTGATCGTGCTGCTCGGCGTGTTCGGTGGGCTGATCGCCTTCGGCTTCATCGGCTTGTTCATCGGCCCCACGTTGCTGGCGGTGGGCTACAGCCTGTTGCTGGACTGGAGTCGCAACGCTGTGCCGCCCACCCCGCAACCGTGA
- a CDS encoding DUF4389 domain-containing protein, giving the protein MNDTPEHAQRESIILRIVWMLVFLVVWQLAELLLGGLVLVQLIYRLVYGAPSASLMNFGDSLSQFLAQIGRFGSFHTEQKPWPFADWPAPRAPEGEAPHAVPPAPHPVRDEEPKL; this is encoded by the coding sequence ATGAACGATACCCCCGAACACGCCCAGCGCGAGTCGATCATCCTGCGGATCGTGTGGATGCTGGTTTTTCTGGTGGTCTGGCAACTGGCCGAACTGCTGCTCGGCGGCCTGGTGTTGGTGCAACTGATCTATCGCCTGGTCTACGGCGCACCCAGCGCCAGCCTGATGAACTTCGGCGACAGTCTCAGCCAGTTCCTGGCGCAAATCGGTCGCTTCGGCAGCTTCCACACCGAACAGAAACCTTGGCCTTTCGCCGACTGGCCGGCACCGCGCGCGCCTGAGGGCGAAGCCCCGCATGCGGTGCCCCCGGCGCCGCATCCGGTGCGTGACGAAGAGCCGAAGCTGTGA
- a CDS encoding DUF4892 domain-containing protein, which produces MSAPSILRGAIAVCLTLASPMLWAGSLPVPTDARVVDQRPAVEQERVYPMGPVRKISGRLRVEGKVESRGQVSSVTYELPVERTAREAFTSAREALQREGGYPLFWCQGRDCGEASIWANDVFGSARLNGGDEQQAFILLRRSAEQADTLVALYSVTRGNRRAYLHVEEFVADSPLGEVLPTPATVLREMRDTGKLDYPDLAAPRPAWVSLLARSLNLDSTLRASLSGEQAEAWREQLVKAGVRNARLEVGNAPTEGVHLELIR; this is translated from the coding sequence ATGAGCGCGCCGTCGATTCTGCGCGGCGCCATCGCCGTCTGCCTCACCCTCGCCAGCCCCATGCTCTGGGCTGGCAGCCTGCCGGTGCCGACCGACGCCAGGGTGGTCGACCAGCGCCCTGCCGTGGAACAGGAACGGGTCTACCCCATGGGACCGGTGCGCAAGATCAGCGGCCGGTTGCGCGTGGAGGGCAAGGTGGAAAGTCGCGGTCAGGTCAGTTCGGTCACCTATGAACTGCCTGTGGAGCGCACTGCACGGGAGGCCTTCACCAGCGCTCGCGAAGCCCTGCAGCGCGAGGGTGGTTATCCGCTGTTCTGGTGCCAGGGCCGCGACTGTGGTGAGGCCAGCATCTGGGCCAACGACGTATTTGGCAGCGCCCGTCTCAACGGTGGCGACGAGCAGCAGGCGTTCATCCTGCTGCGCCGCTCGGCCGAGCAGGCCGATACCCTGGTCGCCCTGTACAGCGTGACCCGTGGCAACCGCCGTGCCTATCTGCATGTCGAGGAATTCGTCGCCGACAGCCCGTTGGGCGAGGTGCTGCCGACCCCGGCCACCGTACTGCGCGAAATGCGCGACACCGGCAAGCTCGACTACCCCGATCTGGCCGCGCCGCGCCCGGCCTGGGTGTCATTGCTGGCTCGAAGCCTGAATCTGGACAGTACCCTGCGCGCCAGCCTCAGCGGCGAACAGGCCGAGGCCTGGCGCGAGCAACTGGTCAAGGCCGGCGTGCGCAACGCGCGTCTGGAGGTGGGCAACGCGCCTACCGAGGGTGTGCATCTGGAACTGATTCGTTGA
- the kdpB gene encoding potassium-transporting ATPase subunit KdpB translates to MNMPLPEMNAARAADQTRFAALWRPALVQAFVKLDPRQLRRSPVMLVVALTALLTTVLCLMPNNGVSTGVAVQITVWLWFTVLFANFAEALAEGRGKARADSLKAGSQGLSAQRRLADGRFEIVAAGDLRKDDVVRVVAGELIPGDGEVLEGIAAVNEAAITGESAPVIRESGGDRSAVTGNTRVVSDWLLIRISSNPGESTLDRMIALIEGAKRQKTPNEIALDILLIGLTLIFLIVVVTLQPFARFSGGSLPLIFLAALLVTLIPTTIGGLLSAIGIAGMDRLVRLNVIARSGRAVEAAGDVHTLMLDKTGTITFGNRRCSALHAAPGVTAKELGQGALLASLADDTAEGKSIVEYLRQLHDFVEPPAAQYDAIAFSAETRLSGIDFEQRHYRKGAVDAVLAFVGLQRLEMPAPLAREVERIAQSGGTPLLVCLDKRLLGVIHLKDVVKPGIRERFAELRKLGIRTVMVTGDNPLTAAAIAAEAGVDDVLAEATPEKKLARIRQEQHDGRLVAMCGDGANDAPALAQADVGMAMNDGTQAAREAANMVDLDSDPTKLLDVVQVGKELLVTRGALTTFSIANDVAKYFAILPALFASIYPQLGALNLMGLTSPQSAILSAIVFNALIIVVLIPLALRGVRVQAASAAQLLRRNLLIYGVGGILVPFAGIKLIDMLLTALHLV, encoded by the coding sequence ATGAATATGCCGTTACCTGAAATGAACGCTGCCCGCGCTGCCGACCAGACCCGTTTCGCCGCGCTCTGGCGACCGGCCCTGGTGCAGGCGTTCGTCAAGCTCGACCCACGCCAACTGCGGCGCTCGCCGGTCATGCTGGTGGTGGCCCTGACCGCGCTGCTCACTACCGTGCTGTGCCTGATGCCGAACAATGGCGTGAGCACCGGCGTTGCGGTGCAGATCACTGTCTGGCTGTGGTTCACCGTGCTGTTCGCCAATTTCGCCGAGGCCCTCGCCGAGGGCCGTGGCAAGGCGCGTGCCGACAGCCTCAAGGCGGGCAGTCAGGGCTTGTCCGCCCAGCGCCGACTGGCCGATGGCCGCTTCGAAATCGTCGCGGCGGGCGATCTGCGCAAGGACGATGTGGTGCGCGTGGTCGCCGGCGAGCTGATTCCCGGCGACGGCGAGGTGCTCGAAGGCATTGCAGCGGTGAACGAGGCGGCCATCACGGGCGAATCGGCGCCCGTGATCCGTGAGTCGGGTGGCGACCGCTCGGCGGTGACCGGCAACACCCGTGTGGTCTCCGACTGGCTGCTGATCCGCATCAGCAGCAACCCCGGAGAATCCACCCTGGACCGGATGATCGCGCTGATCGAAGGCGCCAAGCGGCAGAAGACGCCCAACGAGATCGCCCTGGACATCCTGCTGATTGGCCTGACCCTGATCTTCCTGATCGTGGTGGTCACCCTGCAGCCGTTCGCCCGCTTCAGCGGCGGCAGCCTGCCGTTGATCTTCCTCGCGGCCTTGCTGGTCACGCTGATACCCACCACCATCGGCGGCCTGTTGTCGGCCATCGGCATCGCCGGTATGGACCGTCTGGTGCGCCTGAACGTCATCGCCCGCTCCGGGCGCGCGGTGGAGGCCGCCGGTGACGTCCACACGCTGATGCTCGACAAGACCGGCACCATCACCTTCGGCAACCGTCGCTGTAGCGCCCTGCACGCCGCGCCGGGCGTCACCGCGAAGGAGTTGGGGCAGGGCGCCTTGCTGGCGTCGCTGGCCGACGACACGGCCGAGGGCAAATCGATCGTCGAGTACCTGCGCCAGTTGCACGACTTCGTCGAGCCGCCGGCTGCGCAGTACGACGCCATTGCCTTCAGCGCCGAGACGCGGCTGTCAGGCATCGATTTCGAGCAGCGCCATTACCGCAAGGGCGCGGTGGATGCAGTGCTGGCCTTCGTCGGCTTGCAGCGCCTGGAAATGCCGGCACCGCTGGCCCGCGAGGTGGAGCGCATCGCCCAGAGCGGAGGCACGCCGCTGCTGGTGTGCCTGGACAAACGCCTGCTCGGCGTGATCCACCTCAAGGACGTGGTCAAGCCCGGTATCCGCGAGCGTTTCGCCGAGCTGCGCAAGCTGGGTATCCGCACCGTCATGGTGACCGGCGACAACCCACTCACTGCGGCGGCCATCGCTGCCGAGGCCGGCGTCGACGACGTGCTCGCCGAAGCCACCCCGGAAAAGAAACTGGCGCGTATTCGCCAGGAGCAGCATGACGGTCGTCTGGTGGCCATGTGCGGTGACGGCGCCAACGACGCCCCCGCCCTGGCCCAGGCAGACGTCGGCATGGCCATGAACGACGGCACCCAGGCGGCGCGCGAAGCGGCCAACATGGTCGACCTGGACAGCGACCCGACCAAGCTGCTGGATGTGGTCCAGGTCGGCAAGGAACTGCTGGTCACCCGTGGCGCCTTGACCACGTTCTCAATCGCCAACGACGTAGCCAAGTATTTCGCCATCCTGCCGGCACTGTTCGCCTCGATCTACCCGCAGCTCGGGGCGCTCAACCTCATGGGCCTGACCAGCCCGCAGAGCGCGATCCTTTCGGCCATCGTGTTCAACGCGCTGATCATCGTTGTGCTCATTCCCCTGGCGCTGCGCGGGGTGCGTGTCCAGGCCGCCAGTGCGGCGCAACTGCTGAGGCGCAACCTGCTGATCTACGGCGTGGGCGGCATCCTGGTGCCGTTCGCCGGGATCAAGCTCATCGACATGCTGCTGACTGCCCTGCATCTGGTTTGA
- the kdpF gene encoding K(+)-transporting ATPase subunit F → MNMLDGLSLLLAMALSVYLLVALLRADRS, encoded by the coding sequence ATGAACATGCTCGACGGCCTGTCGCTGCTGCTGGCAATGGCGTTATCCGTGTACCTGCTGGTTGCGCTGTTGCGCGCCGATCGCAGTTGA
- a CDS encoding sensor histidine kinase: protein MSNSTRADALLAGLPRAGRGRLKVFLGAAPGVGKTYAMLQAAHAQQRQGVRVLAAVVETHGRSETEALLGGLPQQPLLRSEYRGVTLEEMDLDALLQAAPPLALVDELAHSNAPGSRHAKRWQDVQELLAAGIDVYTTVNVQHLESLNDKVRDITGVQVRETVPDWVLQEAFELVLIDLPPRELLERLREGKVYVPEQARAAIDAFFSQTNLTALRELAMQTAAAQVDADLAHGYRQRGEQAPALRGRLLVGIDGDAQAERLVRHASRVAQRRHLPWSAVHVDNGRLPDEGARQRLQAAQQLAERLGGEVVVLRAGEVARTLVQHALERRASLVLVGQSQDRLRRRVFGAGVAARLLRDSRGLEINVLDRDDLPPPTRAAVKRIWHWRHYLLALLATGLASALAWGVSSVLALPNISLVFLAAVLLVAVRSSLGPALACAALSFLSYDFLFIPPSFSLSIQREEDVLTLVFFLLMAALTGNLAARQRRQLQALRDTQAETRQLLDLSRRLTVATDRRAVFNAAGQHLGGSQGIDVCVLERDADGLLQVASGAPQTFSDNERAAADWAWQHGQAAGQGSDTLPNGRWWWWPLAVDEAPLALLGVRASGGEPLSAQRRRVLTALAEPLAQALARARLGEQLEAARLQGETEQLRSALLASVSHDLRTPLTAMRGSIDSLLALGEAIPLDDRRELLEGTRNEAERLDRYIQNLLDMTRLGHGSLKLARDWVAPGDIVGSALARLHAVLAPLQVRTDVPAELPLLFVHAALIEQALVNVLENAARFSPVGGRLELRLRVEDAQLCLAVADQGPGIPPAERSKVFDMFYTAARGDRGGQGTGLGLAICQGMIGAHGGSIRVGEGIDGQGTCITLCLPLPPQPDSDSDAP, encoded by the coding sequence ATGAGCAATTCCACCCGCGCCGATGCCCTGCTGGCAGGCCTGCCCCGGGCAGGTCGCGGCCGCCTCAAGGTGTTCCTCGGCGCAGCGCCCGGTGTCGGCAAGACCTACGCCATGCTCCAGGCCGCTCACGCCCAGCAGCGCCAGGGCGTCAGGGTATTGGCGGCGGTGGTCGAAACCCATGGCCGCAGCGAGACCGAGGCGCTGCTCGGTGGCCTGCCTCAGCAGCCCTTGCTGCGCAGCGAGTACCGTGGCGTCACCCTCGAAGAAATGGACCTCGACGCCCTGTTGCAGGCTGCACCGCCCTTGGCGCTGGTCGACGAACTGGCGCACAGCAATGCCCCCGGCAGCCGGCACGCCAAGCGCTGGCAGGACGTGCAGGAACTGCTCGCCGCCGGCATCGACGTCTACACCACGGTCAATGTCCAGCATCTGGAAAGTCTCAACGACAAGGTGCGCGACATCACCGGCGTGCAGGTGCGTGAAACCGTGCCGGACTGGGTGCTGCAGGAAGCCTTCGAACTGGTGCTCATCGACCTGCCGCCGCGGGAACTGCTCGAGCGTCTGCGCGAAGGCAAGGTCTATGTGCCCGAGCAGGCGCGCGCCGCCATCGACGCCTTCTTTTCCCAGACCAACCTCACCGCCTTGCGCGAGTTGGCCATGCAGACCGCTGCCGCCCAGGTCGATGCCGACCTCGCCCACGGCTACCGGCAACGGGGCGAGCAGGCGCCGGCGTTGCGCGGGCGCCTGCTGGTGGGGATCGATGGCGACGCCCAGGCCGAACGCCTGGTGCGTCACGCCAGCCGCGTGGCGCAGCGGCGTCACCTGCCGTGGAGCGCGGTGCACGTGGACAATGGCCGGCTGCCGGACGAGGGCGCGCGCCAGCGCCTGCAAGCGGCGCAGCAACTGGCCGAACGCCTGGGCGGCGAAGTGGTGGTGCTGCGTGCCGGCGAGGTGGCGCGCACTTTGGTCCAGCATGCGCTGGAGCGCCGGGCCAGTCTGGTGCTGGTCGGCCAGTCCCAGGATCGCTTGCGCCGCCGTGTGTTCGGTGCCGGCGTGGCGGCGCGGCTGCTGCGTGACAGCCGGGGCCTGGAAATCAACGTGCTTGACCGCGACGATCTGCCGCCGCCGACGCGCGCTGCGGTCAAACGGATCTGGCACTGGCGGCATTACCTGCTGGCCCTGCTGGCCACCGGACTGGCGTCGGCGCTGGCCTGGGGTGTGTCGAGCGTGCTGGCGCTGCCGAACATCTCGCTGGTGTTTCTCGCCGCCGTGCTGCTGGTGGCGGTGCGCAGCAGCCTGGGCCCGGCGCTGGCCTGCGCGGCGCTGTCGTTCCTGAGCTATGACTTCCTGTTCATCCCGCCGAGCTTTTCCCTGAGCATCCAGCGCGAAGAGGACGTGCTGACCCTGGTGTTCTTCCTGCTCATGGCCGCCCTGACCGGCAACCTGGCGGCCCGCCAGCGCCGTCAGTTGCAAGCGCTGCGCGATACTCAAGCCGAGACCCGGCAACTGCTCGACCTGTCGCGCCGGCTGACCGTGGCCACCGATCGCCGGGCGGTGTTCAACGCGGCGGGCCAGCACCTGGGCGGCTCCCAGGGAATCGACGTGTGTGTGCTCGAGCGCGATGCTGACGGCCTTCTGCAGGTGGCCAGCGGCGCTCCCCAGACCTTCAGCGACAACGAGCGCGCGGCCGCCGACTGGGCCTGGCAACACGGCCAGGCAGCCGGGCAGGGCAGCGATACCCTGCCCAATGGCCGCTGGTGGTGGTGGCCACTGGCGGTGGACGAGGCGCCGCTGGCCTTGCTCGGGGTGCGCGCCAGCGGCGGCGAGCCCCTGAGTGCCCAGCGCCGGCGTGTACTCACGGCCCTTGCCGAGCCCCTGGCCCAGGCCTTGGCCCGTGCCCGGCTGGGCGAGCAACTGGAGGCGGCGCGCCTGCAAGGCGAGACCGAGCAATTGCGCAGCGCCTTGCTCGCTTCGGTGTCCCACGACTTGCGCACCCCGCTGACCGCCATGCGCGGCAGTATCGACAGCCTGCTGGCGCTGGGCGAGGCGATCCCGCTCGACGACCGCCGCGAGCTGCTCGAAGGGACGCGTAACGAGGCTGAACGCCTGGACCGCTATATTCAGAACCTGCTCGACATGACCCGCCTGGGCCACGGCAGCCTCAAGCTCGCCCGCGATTGGGTGGCGCCCGGCGATATCGTCGGCAGCGCGCTGGCACGCCTGCACGCGGTGTTGGCGCCTTTGCAGGTGCGCACCGACGTGCCCGCCGAACTGCCGCTGCTGTTCGTGCACGCCGCGCTGATCGAGCAGGCGTTGGTCAACGTGCTGGAGAATGCCGCGCGCTTCTCACCGGTCGGCGGGCGCCTGGAACTGCGACTCAGGGTCGAGGACGCGCAGTTGTGCCTGGCTGTCGCCGACCAGGGGCCGGGCATCCCGCCAGCCGAACGCAGCAAGGTCTTCGACATGTTCTACACCGCCGCGCGCGGCGACCGGGGCGGGCAGGGCACGGGGCTGGGGCTTGCCATCTGCCAGGGCATGATCGGCGCCCATGGCGGCAGCATCCGGGTGGGCGAGGGCATCGATGGCCAGGGCACCTGCATCACACTATGCTTGCCGCTGCCCCCTCAACCCGACAGCGACAGTGACGCCCCATGA
- the kdpA gene encoding potassium-transporting ATPase subunit KdpA — translation MHSYDFALLLAFFALVLLPAPWLGRFYYKVMEGQRTWLSPVLGPLERGGYRLAGVRADQEHNWKQYSLALLTFNLIGFLLLFAVLLLQGSLPLNPQHLPGQEWSLAFNTAVSFMTNTNWQAYSGEASVSYLSQMIGLTVQNFVSAATGLAVLVALCRGIARRSTHQLGNFWVDMTRATLYGLLPLCVLLALLLVWQGVPQTFADYAHAVTLQGADQTIPLGPAASQIAIKQLGTNGGGFFGVNSAHPFENPTAWSNLFEVAAIILIPVALVFTFGHYVRDLRQSRAILACMLTLFLVGGAVGLWAEHQPNPTLDSAQVQQSAPLEGKESRFGTTGTVLWTVTTTAASNGSVNAMHDSLNPLTGMVAMVNMMVGEVIFGGVGAGLYGMLLFVLIAVFLAGLMIGRTPEYLGKKLQAREVQLLVATLLVMPLGVLVLGAIAASLPGPAAAVSNPGPHGFSQLLYAYTSATANNGSAFGGFGANTVFHNLMIGLAMLIGRFGYILPILALAGSLAAKTPAPQGQNSFPTHGPLFAGLLLMTIVLVGGLTFLPTLALGPIAEQLSLGF, via the coding sequence ATGCACAGTTACGACTTCGCATTGCTGCTGGCGTTTTTCGCCCTGGTGCTGTTGCCAGCACCCTGGCTCGGACGCTTCTACTACAAGGTGATGGAGGGACAGCGCACCTGGTTGTCGCCGGTGCTCGGGCCACTGGAGCGCGGCGGCTACCGGCTGGCCGGCGTACGCGCCGACCAGGAGCACAACTGGAAGCAGTACAGCCTGGCCTTGTTGACGTTCAACCTGATCGGTTTCCTGTTGTTGTTCGCTGTCCTGCTGCTGCAGGGTTCGCTGCCGCTCAACCCGCAGCACCTGCCGGGTCAGGAATGGTCGCTGGCGTTCAATACCGCCGTCAGCTTCATGACCAATACCAACTGGCAGGCCTACAGTGGCGAGGCCTCGGTCAGCTACCTGAGCCAGATGATCGGCCTGACCGTGCAGAACTTCGTCAGCGCTGCCACGGGGCTGGCAGTGTTGGTCGCCCTGTGCCGTGGCATCGCGCGCCGTAGCACTCACCAACTGGGCAACTTCTGGGTCGACATGACCCGTGCCACCCTCTACGGCCTGCTGCCGCTGTGCGTGCTGCTGGCGCTGCTGCTGGTGTGGCAGGGCGTGCCGCAGACCTTTGCCGACTATGCCCACGCCGTGACCCTGCAAGGTGCCGACCAGACGATCCCGTTGGGCCCGGCTGCCAGCCAGATCGCGATCAAGCAACTGGGCACCAACGGCGGTGGCTTCTTCGGCGTCAACTCCGCGCACCCGTTCGAGAACCCCACGGCCTGGAGCAACCTGTTCGAGGTGGCGGCGATCATCCTGATCCCGGTGGCGCTGGTGTTCACCTTTGGCCATTACGTGAGGGATCTGCGCCAGAGCCGGGCGATCCTGGCGTGCATGCTCACCCTGTTCCTCGTCGGTGGCGCCGTGGGGCTATGGGCCGAGCATCAGCCCAACCCGACCCTGGACAGCGCGCAGGTGCAACAGAGTGCGCCGCTGGAAGGCAAGGAAAGCCGCTTCGGCACCACCGGCACGGTGCTGTGGACGGTGACCACCACCGCCGCCTCCAACGGCTCGGTCAACGCCATGCACGACAGCCTCAACCCGCTGACCGGCATGGTCGCGATGGTCAACATGATGGTCGGCGAGGTGATCTTCGGCGGCGTCGGCGCGGGTCTCTACGGCATGCTGCTGTTCGTGCTGATCGCCGTGTTCCTGGCCGGCCTGATGATCGGCCGCACCCCTGAGTATCTGGGCAAGAAGCTACAGGCCCGCGAAGTGCAACTGCTGGTGGCGACCCTGCTGGTGATGCCGCTCGGGGTGCTGGTGCTCGGCGCCATCGCCGCCAGCCTGCCGGGGCCTGCCGCGGCGGTCAGTAATCCGGGGCCGCACGGCTTCAGCCAACTGCTGTATGCCTACACCTCGGCCACCGCCAACAATGGCTCGGCCTTTGGCGGCTTCGGCGCCAACACCGTGTTCCACAACCTGATGATCGGCCTGGCCATGCTCATCGGCCGCTTCGGCTACATCCTGCCGATCCTGGCCCTGGCCGGCAGCCTGGCGGCCAAGACGCCCGCACCGCAGGGCCAGAACAGCTTCCCCACCCACGGACCGCTGTTCGCCGGCCTGCTGTTGATGACCATCGTCCTGGTCGGTGGCCTGACCTTCCTGCCGACCCTGGCCCTGGGGCCGATCGCCGAACAGTTGAGCCTGGGCTTCTGA